The Christiangramia forsetii KT0803 DNA segment GCAAAAGCTGGATGTGTATGCGAATAATAAATTTATTCAAACCTTAACCAACAGGGAGATCGTTTGTGGAATTGCTTCCGAAGAAAATGACGATTTTATCCAGATTGAAGGACATAAGGGAGATCACCAGAATAAATATGTGGTTTTAATGGATCCTTTGGATGGAAGCTCTAACATTGATGTAAATGTTTCTGTAGGAACTATTTTTTCTATTTATCAAAGAGTAACTCCAGTGGGAACGCCGGTTCAAAAAGAAGATTTTCTTCAGCCGGGAAATAAGCAGGTAGCTGCGGGATATATTATTTACGGAACTTCAACCATGCTGGTTTACACAACCGGGCATGGAGTAAATGGCTTTACCCTGAATCCTGCATTGGGTTCCTGGTATTTATCTCATCCAGATATGAAATTTCCGGAAGAAGGGCAGATATACTCTATAAACGAAGGGAATTATATTCATTTTCCACAGGGAGTAAAAGATTATATTAAATATTGCCAGCAGGAAGAAGGGAACCGACCATATACTTCGAGATATATTGGTTCAATGGTTTCAGATATTCATAGAAACATGATCAAAGGTGGGATCTTTATGTATCCAAAAAGTTCTAAAGCCAGTGAAGGGAAACTAAGACTGCTGTATGAATGTAATCCGTTTGCATTTATTACCGAACAGGCCGGGGGAAAAGCCAGTGATGGTTTTCAAAGGATCATGGATATTGATCCTACAGAATTACATCAGCGTGTGCCTTTCTTCTGCGGAAGCAAAAAAATGGTGGAAAAAGCAGAAGAATTTATGGCAAATGCGAAGGCTAATCCTCAGTCTCAGGAATTTTCCTTTTCAAGCAAGTAGCGATAATCTTCAAAATTCAGCTGTCCGCTAAAAATCTGTATAGAGCGCTTAATAATACCTTCAGAAGCCTGGCTTGAGAAGCCAAGACCTATTGCGTATTTTTTGATCAGCTCAGTTTCCTCATCATCAATAATATGATCTGCAAAAATTATTCTGAAAAGATCATGAAGACGTTCCAGTCTTCTTTCAATGCTGTTATAAGAAGACAAAGGAAAAGACTTAGGGTTTTCTATAACCTTGGCATATTCATCTTCACTAATATCAAGTTTTCTCGCAAAACGTTTAAGAAGTAATTCTTCATCCTCATTGATGTCGCCATCAACGGCAGCAAGGTTCACAATAGAAGCGAAGTGACTAAGGTTACGTAAGTGCTCTCCCGAGCCAAATAAATCTGAAAAGGACATTCTAGTAATGTTTTTATTATACAAATATAGTTAAACAAGTATGTTTTTAGCATTTGGCGGCATGGAAAATAAACCTAGTCAATCGCTAATCTTTTCTTAATCCTTTCAGGTTGAAAATTCTATTCTTTAATTTCAATGTCCTTCAAGTAAATTTATGGAAATACCTTTATTAGCTTTTAATGAGAATGGCATTTACTGTGCTGCGGCAGATGTATATCTGGATCCGTGGAAACCGGTAGATAAAGCTATTATTTCCCATGGACATGCCGATCATTCCCGCTGGGGACATAAAAAATATATAACCCATCACAGCAATGTGCCTATCATTAAGCACCGGCTTGGGGATATTGTAGTTTCAGGAGTTGAATGGAATGAAAATTTTACGATTAACGGCGTGAAATTCTCTTTGCATCCTGCCGGTCATATTATAGGTTCTTCCCAGATAAGGGTTGAATATAAGGGCGAAGTCTGGGTTTTTACCGGGGATTATAAAACCGAAGATGATGGCGTCGCTGTTCCATACGAACCCGTAAAATGCGACACGTTCATTACTGAATGTACTTTTGGTCTTCCGGCTTTTAAATGGATTCCGCAGAAACAGGTTTTTGATGATATTAATAACTGGTGGCAGCAAAACCAGGATGATGGAAGAACATCTGTGCTTTTTGGATATTCTTTAGGTAAAGCTCAGCGACTGCTGAAACATTTGGATACATCTATCGGTAAAATATATACCCACGGAGCTATTGAAAATATGACCGAAGTACTGAGAGATCAGATAGATTTCCCGGAAACTACAAGGATTACCAGGGAGACCAAAAAAGAAGAGATCAAAGGAAATATAGTGCTGGCGCCGGGAAGTGCACACGGTACTACCTGGATCAAGAAAATGGTGCCTTATGTGACTGCCTCGGCAAGTGGCTGGATGACGTTTAGAGGGGCGAGACGCAGAAGGGCGATAGATAAAGGATTTGTGCTAAGCGATCACTGTGACTGGCAGGGATTGTTGAAATCTATAAAAGAAACCGGTTGTGAAAAAGTGATCTGCACGCATGGCTATACCGATATTTTCTCCAGATTTCTGAGGGAACAGGGATATGACGCCAGAACCGAAGAAACTCAATACGAGGGAGAAGCTGGCCAGATGGAAAGCGACAAAGAAAAAGATTCAGAATGAAGGCATTTGCAGATCTTATTAAAACGCTGGACAGCACTAATAAAACCACTTTAAAGGTAGCGGCACTTACCGAATATTTTAATAATGCGCCGCCAAAAGATAAAGTGTGGACCATTGCGATATTGAGTCATAGAAGACCACCACGTCCTGTAAATACTACGCTTATGCGTGAGTGGGCATCAGAATTATCAAAAATTCCACTATGGCTTTTTGAAGAATCTTATCATATTGTAGGTGATCTTGCTGAAACTATTGCCCTGGTAATACCACCTGCCGATGAATCATCTGAGAAAAGTCTGAATCAATTTCTACAGGAAATCGTTGAGTTGAAAAAGAAATCTGAAGAAGAGAAGAAAGCTTATCTTTTTGATAACTGGCTGAACTTGAACTATTATGAACGCTTTGTTTTTACAAAGCTCATTACCGGAAGTTTCAGAATTGGGGTAAGTCAGAAATTAATGACCCGTGCGCTTTCCAAAGCGACTAGTATTGACGAAGATATCCTCGCCTATAAACTGATGGGCAACTGGGAACCTTCAAAAATCACTTTTGAGAAACTGATTCTGGAAGAGAATGAGGAAAATTTTCTTTCCAAACCCTATCCTTTTTACCTGGCCTACGCTATTGAAGGAGAACCGCAAGATTTAGGGGATGTTTCCCAATGGAGTGCAGAACATAAATGGGATGGAATACGTTCGCAGGTAATTATAAGGAATGATGAACTTTTTGTCTGGAGCCGGGGGGAAGAATTGGTTACCGATAAATATCCGGAATTTGAGGCATTGGTAGAAGCTATTCCAAATGGGACAGTGATAGACGGTGAAATTTTACCATTTCCGAAGGGGGAAATAGGAACCTTTAAGGACCTCCAAACCAGGATAGGTAGAAAAAATATAAGTAAGAAACTGCTGGAGAAAACGCCGGTAATTCTGAAAGCTTATGATGTTCTGGAATGGGAAGGAGAGGATATTAGAAATATTGCATTTGGCGAGCGTAGAAAAATTCTCGAAAAATTATACTATAAAGTGAAATCTGAAGAACTGCCTTTACATTTATCTGAAAGCATTCGATTTAAGAGTTGGGAAGAAGCGGCCCAGGTGCGGGAAAATTCCAGGGAAGTAAAATCTGAAGGCTTAATGCTGAAAAGATTGGATTCTCCTTATTTAGTTGGTAGGAAAAAGGGAGATTGGTGGAAGTGGAAGGTGGATCCTTTAACCATTGATGGGGTTCTTACTTATGCCATGAGAGGTCATGGTAGGAGAAGCAATTTATTTACCGATTATACTTTTGGGCTTTGGGATGAAGAAAATAAAGAATTGGTAACTTTTGCCAAAGCCTATTCCGGGTTAACCGATAAAGAGTTTAGAAGCCTGGATGCCTGGATCAAGAAAAATACCCTGGAGCGTTTTGGCCCGGTCAGAAGTGTAACTCCGCATCATGTTTTTGAAATAGCTTTTGAAGGCATTGCAGAATCTAAAAGACATAAAAGCGGTGTAGCAACCAGGTTCCCGAGAATTCTACGCTGGCGGAAAGATAAAAAGATGGAGGATGCCAATACGCTGGAAGATCTCAAAAATTTGATTCCCTGATTAGTTTCTTCGAGCCATCCCCAGGATCTCCCGTTGAAATTTCCTATCGTTGATCAAAATTTCAAAGAATTCTTCGATATAATTTATTGTTCCAATGTATTCTTTCTCACTCTCAAACAGATATTCACATTTTTGAATAGCTTCTAAAATTGGTAAGCGATTGGCGATAAATTCAATTCTTACTTGATTAAAAAGATTCGGGTCTCTCTGGAAACCTCGGTACATACGCTGAGTGACTTTTTCGATCTCCAGTTTTTTATCATTTATTTGAGATACTGTTGCGTAACTTGCATTTACCATTCCTGCCATGTCAAAATCATACGGAACAGGAATAATCTGGCCTTCCAGAAAGATAGATTTTGAATTATGCTGGTAGGCATTAGAGAAATCTGTATTTCCAATCATAAACTGAAAAAAGGAGTTTTTCACAGATTCCAGTGCCATCTGGTTCATAGGATGGGTGTTGGACGCTAAGACTTTCCCGCCAATGCGTTTTGCCACGTGCTTATCATCTTCTATAAAAAACCCTTTGAGCTCATGTGTCCTGTTATTTTTCGTTTTAACTTCCTCATAGTTTATTTCAACCAGGCGGGTTTGAAAATGAAAAGGAGAGACGATCTCATAAAGTTTATAAGCCAGATATTCTTTGATCACATTATCGTTATTATCTCGCTGAATTAAACACGGCAGGACCAGTTTAAGATTTTTATGACCTTCAAAAGGAGTGTTCTTGGCCTCCTTTTTTTTTATCTTCACTTTTATAGGAGCGTAATAGCAATTTTTTAATCTGAAATTACCCCGTTGCCGTATTCTCACCTCCAGAGAATCCCATTTGTTTTCGGTTTCAAACACCAGGTAACTATCAATATAGGTAGAATCGTTGGTGACTTTTTTAATATCTTTATTAGAATACTTCATAGAAATATTCATTATTCCTTCTTCAGAAAACAGCGAAGAGAAGCTCTCCGGAAGATCTTGGATATCATCCTGGGAATAGGAGCTGAAAAAGAAAAAAGTAGGGATAAGAATGATGAGGAAAGTTCGCTTATCCATAATTATAGTATATATTTATCTAAAATATTAAAAATCAAGGTATTAGAAAATATTATTCCATAATAAATTACAGGACTATCGTGACCTTGCTTATTTCAGCTTTGATTACGTTTTTAGCTTTGAGGTTTGATTTAGACTTCAATGTAGACCTCACTTTGCTTAGTATTGCCATCATATTTCCACTGGTTTTCACTATTCGCGGTTCGTTTAAACGAAGGGAAAAAGCTCTGGAACATTTAAGTGATTTTATAAGTGCGGTAAAAACGCTGAAATACTTTTTAGTGAGTAATGAAGAACTCTCTCCAGAGCAGAAATTAAAAGTTGAGACTATGCTTACCGAGATCAATAATAGAACACTTGAACATCTTTCCAAACGGGATAATGATATTAAACTCTTAGATGAAGACTCCCATAAGATCTATAAATTTGTGCTTGATGAAGACAATCTTATTCCTGCAAAATTAAAAGACCGTGTGTTTAAATATATGAAAGACATGCACGAGAGTATTGAGAATCTACATGCCATACATACGCACAGGACTCCTATTAGCCTGATGGCTTATTGCGAGATCTTTATATATATTTTTCCGTTTATTTATGCTCCTACCATTATCTATAACCTTGGGATGAGCGATGGAGACTGGATCGCATATTTTATAGTTTTGTTAACCCAGTTTATTCTAATCTCTTTGTATAATATCCAGAATCAACTGGAGTATCCGTTTGATAATATTGGTATGGACGATATCAACCTTGATAATTTTAAAATAGAGCGTTAGCTCCTTATTATTAGTTTTCAATGAACCCGAAGTATTTTTCCAATTTAATCCCATATTTCTCTTGAAAAGAGCTGATCTTTTGCAGCTTGCTGAAAACTGGTTTTCTGAAAATGACTGGAAGCCTTTCAAATTTCAGAAAGATACCTGGAAAGCATATTTACAGAAAAAAAATGGATTGCTTAATGCGCCTACGGGAAGCGGAAAAACCTATGCCCTGTGGGTTCCCATTGTTTTAGACTACATTAAAAAAAATCCCGATTACCAAACCAAACATAAAAAGGGATTAAAAGCGATCTGGATCACTCCCTTGCGAGCGCTTTCCGTAGAAATTGAACAGGCGGCCAGCAGGTTTGCCGAAGAAATGGGCACTCAGTTCACGGTAGGAATAAGAACCGGAGATACTTCTCAAAAGGAACGCGCTGCCCAGAAAAAAGCAATGCCCGATCTTTTAATTACGACTCCGGAAAGCCTTCATCTGCTATTATCTTCCAAGAATTACGATAAAACTTTTGAAGGCCTTCAGGCAATTGTTATAGATGAGTGGCATGAACTTTTAGGCACTAAGCGCGGAGTGCAGGTAGAACTGGCTTTGTCCAGACTGAAGACCGTTTCTAAAGATCTGCGGGTCTGGGGAATTTCGGCAACTATAGGAAACCTGGAACAGGCTCGGGAAGTTTTGCTAGGACCAACTTCTGAAGCCTTGAAAAATTCAGTAATGATCAGGGCAAACTTGAAAAAGAAGATCGAGGTGAGATCTATCATCCCTGATAAAATGGAAAAATTTCCCTGGCGAGGACATTTGGGATTGCATCTTCTGGATGAGGTGGTTCCCATTATTAATAATTCCAGAACTACGCTGCTTTTTACGAATACCCGCTCGCAATGTGAACTCTGGTTTCAAAAATTAATGCATAAATATCCTGAATTTGCGGGGGAAGTAGCCATGCACCATGGGAGTATTAATAAAGAAACCCGGCTTTGGGTAGAGCAGGCCATTAGAAATGAAAGTCTGAAAGCAGTGGTTTGTACTTCCAGTCTTGACCTGGGTGTGGATTTCGCTCCGGTGGAAACCATCGTCCAAATAGGCGGGCCAAAGGGAGTTGCGAGATTTTTACAGCGTGCAGGTCGTAGTGGTCACCAACCGGGGAAAGTTAGCGTTATATATTTTCTACCAACCCATGCCATAGAACTTATTGAAGCTTCTGCACTACAAAAAGCGGTACAAAAACAGGCTGTGGAAGATAGAATTCCATATTTAATGAGTTTTGATGTACTGGTGCAATATTTGAATTCGCTGGCGGTTTCTGATGGGTTTTATCCGAAAGAAATTTATCCGGAGATCGCTTCAACTTTTTGTTTCCAGGGAATTACTCCCGAGCAATGGACATGGATCCTGAATTTTATTACCAAAGGCAGCCAGAGTCTGCAAGCCTATGATGAATATAAAAAAGTGGAGATCGAAGAGGATGGTAGGTTCAAAATAAATAATCGCGGAGTGGCTATGCGTCACCGCCTGCAAATAGGAACTATCGTAAGCGATGCCATGTTGAGCGTAAAATATATGAAAGGCGGCTATATTGGAACTATGGAAGAATGGTTTATTTCCAAACTTAAGCCGGGGGATGTATTTACCTTTGCAGGAAGAAATTTAGAGTTGGTGCGGATCAAAAATATGCAGGTACTGGTTCGAAAATCTTCAAAGAAAACTTCAAAAGTACCTAGCTGGATGGGTGGGAGAATGACATTTTCAGCACAAATGAGTGAATTGCTGAGGGAAGAAATGTATACCGCATCAAGGCTTGAAGAAGGTGAAAAGTCGACTAAGGAACTTATGGCCTTATCCGGGATTTTTGAAAGACAAAAGAAAGATTCAATTATTCCAAAAAGCGATGAGTTTCTTATCGAAACTTTTAAAACGAGAGAAGGATATCATGCGGTTTTTTATCCATTTGAAGGCAGATTTGTGCATGAAGCTTTAGGAAGTCTCCTGGCCTACCGAATAAGTCTTTTATCGCCTATCAGTTTTTCCATTGCCTTTAATGATTACGGATTTGAACTTCTTTCAGATCAGGAGATCGATATGCAACAGGTGCTAGATAATAACCTGTTTAGCGCAGAATATTTGATGGATGATCTCTATAAAAGCCTGAATGCAACTGAGATGGCACGAAGGAAATTCCGTGACATTGCGGTGGTGGCAGGCCTTGTCTTTACCGGGTATCCGAATAAACTGGTAAAAAGCAAACATCTTCAGTCTAATTCGCAGCTATTGTTCAGTGTTTTCAGGGATTATGAAGAAGATAATTTGTTATATCAGCAAGCATTCAGGGAAACATTTGAACATCAACTGGAAGAAGGAAGATTGAGATTGTCCCTGGAACGAATAGAAGATCAGGAAATAGAATGGCGAAAATGTGAAAAACCAACGCCTTTCTCTTTTCCGATTATAACCGATAGGCTACGGGAAAAATTGTCTTCAGAAAAACTGGAAGATAGAATACGAAGAATGCTGAAGCAGCTGGAAAATTAATTATTTTCTCTAATCTGCTTATCTACATAATGTCTTACCACCTCAGTTACCACACCAAATGCGACGTGAGCAAACAACTCGTTCATCTGCATTCTAATAGGAACATCTGTAGGTTTAGGTTCCAAACCTAAAATTGGTAAAGAGGTTTCGTGGGTAGATGCCCAGGTGGTGGCGCCAAATGCAATCCCATCCATGGGTCTAAGGCCGTACCGCTCTTTTTTACCATATCCGTAAGCGGCTCCTAACGAACCACCCATAGGAATATTCACCAATTGTTCGGCTAAAGCTTCGTTTTCAATGCTGACAGGAGTTCCGGTGATTTTAACCGATAAATCATCAATTATTTTAATTTGAGCTGAACTTTGTTCGATCTTTCTAACCGGTAAAAATTGCTCAATAAGAGTTTTTACCGCCGTACCGGCTAACCCACCAACGAATCCGGAGATAAGTCCACGACTTGTGTTAGACATATATGAATCTTTCTGAAGAAAAGTACTTACGCTCATAATCTATTTCATTTTTACGAAATAAAATTATTTATATGTTGGCTCACATCCAATCATTTAACATGTATTTGGGATTGCCCCGGCAATTTTTAATATTTTTGAATATGAGCGAAAAACTAAATATTGCATTTATACAGGCGAACCTTCATTGGGAAGATGCAGAGGCGAATAGAAGGCTTTTTTCAGAAGAAATAGCGAAGATTTCAGAGGGTGTAGAATTAATTATTCTTCCTGAAATGTTTACGACGGGATTCAGTATGAACGCCGAAAATCTTGCGGAAGAAACCGAAGCTAAAACCTTAACCTGGATGAGGGAAATCGCCAGGTCTAAATCTACTGCCGTTACCGGAAGTGTGATCATTACCGAAAATGGGAATTATTACAATCGATTATTTTTCGTTTTTCCGGATGGTTCTTATAAGCTATATGATAAAAGACATACGTTTACCCTTGCAAAAGAACATTTAACCTACACTGCGGGAACCGAGCGACTTATAGTTGAATATAAGGGCTGGAAGATATGTCCACTGGTATGTTATGACCTTCGCTTTCCGGTTTGGGCGCGGAATACGGTAGAATACGATCTTTTAATCTATGTCGCCAACTGGCCGGAAAAAAGGGTAAACGCCTGGGATGCATTATTGAAAGCAAGGGCTATCGAAAACATGAGCTATTGTGTAGGTTTGAACCGCACCGGGGAAGATGGTGACGGTTATGTTTACAATGGACATTCGGCTGCTTATGATCCTCTGGGAAAAGAATTGACAGAATTAGATCGTTCAGATGAATTTACAGCTGAATTCAG contains these protein-coding regions:
- a CDS encoding DUF1440 domain-containing protein, which gives rise to MSVSTFLQKDSYMSNTSRGLISGFVGGLAGTAVKTLIEQFLPVRKIEQSSAQIKIIDDLSVKITGTPVSIENEALAEQLVNIPMGGSLGAAYGYGKKERYGLRPMDGIAFGATTWASTHETSLPILGLEPKPTDVPIRMQMNELFAHVAFGVVTEVVRHYVDKQIRENN
- a CDS encoding ligase-associated DNA damage response DEXH box helicase gives rise to the protein MKRADLLQLAENWFSENDWKPFKFQKDTWKAYLQKKNGLLNAPTGSGKTYALWVPIVLDYIKKNPDYQTKHKKGLKAIWITPLRALSVEIEQAASRFAEEMGTQFTVGIRTGDTSQKERAAQKKAMPDLLITTPESLHLLLSSKNYDKTFEGLQAIVIDEWHELLGTKRGVQVELALSRLKTVSKDLRVWGISATIGNLEQAREVLLGPTSEALKNSVMIRANLKKKIEVRSIIPDKMEKFPWRGHLGLHLLDEVVPIINNSRTTLLFTNTRSQCELWFQKLMHKYPEFAGEVAMHHGSINKETRLWVEQAIRNESLKAVVCTSSLDLGVDFAPVETIVQIGGPKGVARFLQRAGRSGHQPGKVSVIYFLPTHAIELIEASALQKAVQKQAVEDRIPYLMSFDVLVQYLNSLAVSDGFYPKEIYPEIASTFCFQGITPEQWTWILNFITKGSQSLQAYDEYKKVEIEEDGRFKINNRGVAMRHRLQIGTIVSDAMLSVKYMKGGYIGTMEEWFISKLKPGDVFTFAGRNLELVRIKNMQVLVRKSSKKTSKVPSWMGGRMTFSAQMSELLREEMYTASRLEEGEKSTKELMALSGIFERQKKDSIIPKSDEFLIETFKTREGYHAVFYPFEGRFVHEALGSLLAYRISLLSPISFSIAFNDYGFELLSDQEIDMQQVLDNNLFSAEYLMDDLYKSLNATEMARRKFRDIAVVAGLVFTGYPNKLVKSKHLQSNSQLLFSVFRDYEEDNLLYQQAFRETFEHQLEEGRLRLSLERIEDQEIEWRKCEKPTPFSFPIITDRLREKLSSEKLEDRIRRMLKQLEN
- a CDS encoding ATP-dependent DNA ligase → MKAFADLIKTLDSTNKTTLKVAALTEYFNNAPPKDKVWTIAILSHRRPPRPVNTTLMREWASELSKIPLWLFEESYHIVGDLAETIALVIPPADESSEKSLNQFLQEIVELKKKSEEEKKAYLFDNWLNLNYYERFVFTKLITGSFRIGVSQKLMTRALSKATSIDEDILAYKLMGNWEPSKITFEKLILEENEENFLSKPYPFYLAYAIEGEPQDLGDVSQWSAEHKWDGIRSQVIIRNDELFVWSRGEELVTDKYPEFEALVEAIPNGTVIDGEILPFPKGEIGTFKDLQTRIGRKNISKKLLEKTPVILKAYDVLEWEGEDIRNIAFGERRKILEKLYYKVKSEELPLHLSESIRFKSWEEAAQVRENSREVKSEGLMLKRLDSPYLVGRKKGDWWKWKVDPLTIDGVLTYAMRGHGRRSNLFTDYTFGLWDEENKELVTFAKAYSGLTDKEFRSLDAWIKKNTLERFGPVRSVTPHHVFEIAFEGIAESKRHKSGVATRFPRILRWRKDKKMEDANTLEDLKNLIP
- the fbp gene encoding class 1 fructose-bisphosphatase, giving the protein MSKPNQTLGEFIIENQSDFPGSSGELSRLINSLRLAAKVVNHEVNKAGLVDIIGAYGETNVQGEDQQKLDVYANNKFIQTLTNREIVCGIASEENDDFIQIEGHKGDHQNKYVVLMDPLDGSSNIDVNVSVGTIFSIYQRVTPVGTPVQKEDFLQPGNKQVAAGYIIYGTSTMLVYTTGHGVNGFTLNPALGSWYLSHPDMKFPEEGQIYSINEGNYIHFPQGVKDYIKYCQQEEGNRPYTSRYIGSMVSDIHRNMIKGGIFMYPKSSKASEGKLRLLYECNPFAFITEQAGGKASDGFQRIMDIDPTELHQRVPFFCGSKKMVEKAEEFMANAKANPQSQEFSFSSK
- a CDS encoding TerB family tellurite resistance protein; translation: MSFSDLFGSGEHLRNLSHFASIVNLAAVDGDINEDEELLLKRFARKLDISEDEYAKVIENPKSFPLSSYNSIERRLERLHDLFRIIFADHIIDDEETELIKKYAIGLGFSSQASEGIIKRSIQIFSGQLNFEDYRYLLEKENS
- a CDS encoding amidohydrolase, whose product is MSEKLNIAFIQANLHWEDAEANRRLFSEEIAKISEGVELIILPEMFTTGFSMNAENLAEETEAKTLTWMREIARSKSTAVTGSVIITENGNYYNRLFFVFPDGSYKLYDKRHTFTLAKEHLTYTAGTERLIVEYKGWKICPLVCYDLRFPVWARNTVEYDLLIYVANWPEKRVNAWDALLKARAIENMSYCVGLNRTGEDGDGYVYNGHSAAYDPLGKELTELDRSDEFTAEFSIEKASLNEVRNKLKFLQDRDNFTLN
- a CDS encoding ligase-associated DNA damage response exonuclease; translated protein: MEIPLLAFNENGIYCAAADVYLDPWKPVDKAIISHGHADHSRWGHKKYITHHSNVPIIKHRLGDIVVSGVEWNENFTINGVKFSLHPAGHIIGSSQIRVEYKGEVWVFTGDYKTEDDGVAVPYEPVKCDTFITECTFGLPAFKWIPQKQVFDDINNWWQQNQDDGRTSVLFGYSLGKAQRLLKHLDTSIGKIYTHGAIENMTEVLRDQIDFPETTRITRETKKEEIKGNIVLAPGSAHGTTWIKKMVPYVTASASGWMTFRGARRRRAIDKGFVLSDHCDWQGLLKSIKETGCEKVICTHGYTDIFSRFLREQGYDARTEETQYEGEAGQMESDKEKDSE